In Perca flavescens isolate YP-PL-M2 chromosome 7, PFLA_1.0, whole genome shotgun sequence, the following proteins share a genomic window:
- the LOC114558435 gene encoding ras-related protein Rap-1A, which produces MREYKLVVLGSGGVGKSALTVQFVQGIFVEKYDPTIEDSYRKQVEVDGQQCMLEILDTAGTEQFTAMRDLYMKNGQGFALVYSITAQSTFNDLQDLREQILRVKDTEDVPMILVGNKCDLEDERVVGKEQGQNLARQWSNCAFLETSAKSKINVNEIFYDLVRQINRKTPMEKKKTKKKSSCTLL; this is translated from the exons ATGCGCGAGTACAAGCTAGTGGTGCTGGGATCAGGAGGTGTGGGAAAATCAGCACTG ACGGTCCAATTTGTGCAAGGCATTTTTGTGGAGAAGTACGACCCCACAATAGAAGACTCCTACAGAAAG CAAGTCGAGGTGGATGGGCAGCAATGTATGCTGGAAATCCTGGACACGGCTGGAACA GAACAGTTCACGGCTATGAGGGACCTGTACATGAAGAATGGCCAAGGTTTTGCTTTGGTGTACTCCATTACAGCACAGTCGACATTTAATGACCTACAGGACCTCCGGGAACAGATCCTTCGAGTAAAAGACACCGAGGAC GTTCCAATGATCCTGGTGGGAAACAAATGTGACCTGGAGGACGAGCGTGTGGTTGGCAAGGAGCAGGGGCAGAACCTGGCCCGTCAGTGGAGCAACTGTGCCTTTTTAGAGACTTCAGCTAAATCAAAGATCAATGTTAATGAG ATTTTCTATGATCTGGTGAGACAGATCAACAGAAAAACACCGatggaaaagaagaagacaaaaaagaaGTCGAGTTGcacattgctttaa
- the xkr7a gene encoding XK-related protein 7 — MAAKSDGAPVSLRNEIPPECPSRSDPRPPQHRLAEQRYSLPDCCWTLCALLVFFSDGASDLWLAADYYLRRDYWCFALTLVFVIVPSVVVQVLSFRWFAYDFSETVESGTAAAAVVAASGAEESDFSTKDSGERGAGRSAAAGVLPGPGTGGGAQGCCRAFMWFFQAIIHIFQLAQVWRYVHALYLGVMSRWHRDPERRHYYWCMMFASADISMLRLLESFLKSAPQLVLQLSIMIQASQVLPLQGLSASASLISLAWMVASYQKVLRDSRDDKLPMTYKAVIVQILWHLFTIGARTLAFALFASVFQLYFGIFIVAHWCIMTFWIIQGETDFCMSKWEEIIYNMMVGIVYVFCWFSVREGRTRCRMLIYSLTVFIENVALTTAWYLYRSPRTSDFYAVIMVCVVASSYALGTFFMFVYYCLLHPDGPVSGWGYIVEKEVPVELLASPATSLPPDVVSSPPRTLQRTKGSEREQGSGVDGDVFQVRPPRGAQAPVPNLTPRTEGPVIRIDLPRKKYPAWDAHFIDRRLRKTILVLESGAPVTPRIQYRCLGTPKEVMEYETTV, encoded by the exons ATGGCCGCGAAATCTGATGGTGCACCCGTCTCTCTACGAAACGAAATCCCACCCGAGTGTCCCTCCAGGTCGGACCCGCGGCCTCCCCAGCACCGTCTTGCCGAGCAGCGCTACTCCCTGCCGGACTGCTGTTGGACGCTGTGCGCCCTTTTGGTGTTCTTCTCGGACGGGGCCTCAGACCTGTGGCTGGCCGCTGACTACTACCTAAGGAGGGACTACTGGTGCTTTGCACTGACTCTGGTCTTTGTGATAGTCCCGTCCGTGGTCGTGCAAGTGCTGAGCTTCCGATGGTTCGCCTACGATTTCTCGGAAACCGTCGAGAGCGGCACGGCTGCGGCCGCCGTGGTAGCGGCGTCGGGAGCGGAGGAGAGCGACTTCAGCACCAAGGACAGCGGCGAGCGGGGCGCTGGCCGCTCTGCCGCGGCCGGGGTGCTGCCAGGGCCGGGCACCGGGGGAGGAGCCCAGGGCTGCTGTAGAGCCTTCATGTGGTTCTTCCAGGCCATCATTCACATCTTTCAGCTGGCACAGGTCTGGAG GTATGTCCACGCCCTGTATTTGGGCGTGATGAGCCGCTGGCACAGAGACCCCGAGCGCCGTCACTACTACTGGTGCATGATGTTTGCGAGCGCTGATATCAGCATGCTGCGTCTGCTCGAGTCCTTCCTGAAGAGCGCCCCTCAGCTTGTACTGCAGCTCAGCATTATGATCCAGGCCAGTCAGGTGCTGCCCCTTCAGG GGCTTTCAGCTTCTGCCTCACTGATATCCCTCGCCTGGATGGTCGCATCCTATCAGAAAGTCCTGAGGGACTCCCGAGACGATAAGCTACCTATGACCTACAAGGCCGTCATAGTTCAGATTCTGTGGCACCTGTTCACCATCGGCGCCCGCACCCTGGCCTTCGCCCTTTTTGCCTCCGTGTTTCAGCTTTACTTTGGTATCTTCATCGTGGCCCACTGGTGCATCATGACGTTTTGGATCATTCAAGGCGAAACGGACTTCTGCATGTCCAAATGGGAGGAGATCATCTATAACATGATGGTGGGCATTGTGTATGTTTTCTGCTGGTTCAGTGTGAGAGAGGGGCGCACTCGCTGCAGGATGCTCATCTACAGCCTGACTGTGTTCATTGAGAACGTGGCGCTCACCACTGCCTGGTATTTGTACCGCAGCCCTCGTACCTCAGACTTCTACGCCGTCATCATGGTGTGCGTGGTGGCCAGCAGCTACGCTCTGGGCACCTTCTTCATGTTTGTGTATTACTGTCTGCTGCACCCTGATGGCCCAGTCTCAGGGTGGGGTTATATTGTGGAGAAGGAGGTGCCTGTGGAGTTGCTGGCCTCCCCAGCTACCAGCCTCCCCCCTGACGTGGTGAGCAGCCCCCCCAGGACCCTTCAGAGAACTAAAGGGTCAGAAAGAGAGCAGGGGTCTGGGGTAGATGGAGACGTGTTTCAGGTACGACCACCTCGGGGAGCTCAGGCCCCAGTGCCCAACCTCACACCCAGGACAGAGGGGCCTGTCATCCGAATAGACCTGCCCAGGAAGAAGTACCCCGCCTGGGATGCTCACTTCATTGACCGCCGGCTACGTAAAACCATCCTGGTGCTCGAAAGCGGCGCCCCAGTCACGCCAAGGATTCAGTACCGCTGTCTGGGCACACCCAAAGAAGTGATGGAGTACGAGACCACCGTGTGA